The Pseudanabaena galeata CCNP1313 genome includes a region encoding these proteins:
- a CDS encoding cupin domain-containing protein, which yields MVNSDSEQLPNHSSQIITVRPDSETATLQKLPYFVGISGTTAGAKGISMNLVVIPACGAAEPHFHRDYETAIYLVKGRVETRYGQGLSQSVINEAGDFIFIPAGVPHHPHNLSDTEAAHEIVSRNDPNEQENVVLYNPNIE from the coding sequence CAAATCATCACAGTGCGTCCTGACAGTGAAACTGCCACATTGCAAAAGCTGCCCTATTTTGTGGGAATTTCTGGGACTACTGCAGGAGCCAAGGGGATTTCGATGAATTTAGTGGTTATTCCCGCATGTGGTGCAGCAGAGCCACATTTTCATCGTGACTATGAAACTGCTATTTATTTAGTCAAGGGTCGCGTAGAAACTCGCTATGGTCAAGGGCTGAGCCAATCAGTAATTAATGAAGCTGGTGATTTTATTTTCATTCCCGCAGGTGTCCCACATCACCCCCATAATCTAAGTGATACCGAAGCCGCCCATGAGATCGTCTCCCGCAACGATCCTAACGAGCAAGAAAATGTTGTTCTTTACAATCCTAATATTGAGTAG
- the pdxH gene encoding pyridoxamine 5'-phosphate oxidase — MDIHALREDYKQGELRRKDLLDDPFKQFEKWFQQACNAELLEPNAMTLSTVSEQGQPFMRTVLLKYFDNNGLVFFTNYESRKARQIEINPKVSILFTWLPLQRQVHITGTAEKVTTAESLQYFTSRPRGSQLGAWSSQQSSVISSRQLLLMQFEQVKQKFLDGEIPLPDFWGGYRVVPTSFEFWQGCTNRLHDRFLYTYTPQEEHSWQIQRLAP; from the coding sequence ATGGATATTCATGCATTAAGAGAAGATTACAAACAAGGGGAACTTAGGCGCAAAGACCTGCTTGATGATCCCTTTAAGCAATTTGAGAAATGGTTTCAGCAAGCTTGTAATGCTGAGTTGTTAGAACCAAATGCAATGACCTTATCGACAGTTTCCGAGCAAGGACAGCCGTTTATGAGGACAGTATTGCTCAAATATTTTGACAATAATGGATTAGTATTTTTTACCAACTATGAGAGTCGAAAAGCTCGTCAAATCGAGATAAATCCCAAAGTTTCAATTTTATTTACTTGGTTACCTCTCCAAAGGCAAGTACACATTACAGGAACAGCCGAAAAAGTAACCACAGCCGAATCATTACAGTATTTCACCTCGCGTCCTAGGGGAAGTCAATTAGGGGCATGGAGTTCTCAACAAAGCTCTGTAATTTCTTCACGGCAACTTCTACTGATGCAATTTGAACAGGTTAAGCAAAAGTTTTTGGATGGAGAGATTCCATTACCTGATTTTTGGGGAGGATATCGGGTTGTTCCCACCAGCTTTGAGTTTTGGCAGGGATGCACAAATCGCCTACACGATCGCTTCTTATATACATATACACCACAAGAAGAGCATTCGTGGCAAATTCAAAGGCTAGCTCCTTAG
- a CDS encoding glucokinase codes for MTIILAGDIGGTKTLLRVAEKNPDGFTVLYEQRFAGADYASFSDVLGEFIETAKINLGELPILSAACFGIAGPVRDRRSQLTNLGWSFDSDRLAEEFNIAKVSLINDFVAVGYGVLGLQPHDLYTLQEGIVKARSPIGVIGAGTGLGEAYLGWNGDRYDVYATEGGHTDFAPRNNLEIELLQYLLKRHERVSVERVASGMGIVAIYQFLRDHQFAPESDEIAEKVRSWEAGDLSVNAAAAIADAALANCGVNSETNIDHVDHLATQTMQMFVEAYAAEVGNFALKLIPNGGLYIAGGIAPKILPLLQDGRFLQILKNKGRVSPVLEDIPIYIVLNPEVGLIGAMLYSASLV; via the coding sequence ATGACAATAATTTTGGCTGGAGATATTGGCGGTACAAAAACCCTTTTGCGGGTTGCTGAAAAAAATCCCGATGGATTTACCGTTTTGTATGAACAGCGTTTTGCTGGTGCTGATTACGCTAGCTTTTCAGATGTTTTAGGCGAATTTATAGAAACTGCCAAAATAAATTTGGGTGAATTGCCAATATTATCGGCGGCTTGTTTTGGGATTGCTGGCCCCGTTCGCGATCGCCGATCGCAGTTAACTAACCTCGGTTGGTCGTTTGATAGCGATCGCCTTGCTGAAGAATTTAATATTGCCAAAGTAAGTTTAATTAATGACTTTGTGGCAGTTGGTTATGGGGTTTTAGGATTACAGCCCCATGATTTATATACTTTGCAAGAGGGGATTGTAAAAGCGCGATCGCCGATTGGGGTGATTGGTGCTGGTACAGGTCTAGGTGAGGCATATTTGGGATGGAATGGCGATCGCTATGATGTGTATGCCACTGAGGGTGGACATACGGATTTTGCACCCCGAAACAACCTAGAAATCGAGTTATTGCAATATTTGCTCAAGCGCCATGAGCGGGTATCGGTGGAGCGTGTAGCTTCAGGAATGGGAATTGTGGCGATTTATCAGTTTTTACGCGATCACCAATTTGCGCCTGAATCAGATGAAATTGCTGAAAAAGTGCGGTCTTGGGAAGCTGGAGATCTTAGTGTTAATGCGGCGGCAGCGATCGCCGATGCTGCGTTAGCAAATTGTGGAGTTAATAGTGAGACTAATATTGATCATGTTGATCATTTAGCCACCCAAACGATGCAAATGTTTGTAGAGGCTTATGCTGCCGAAGTTGGTAATTTTGCTTTGAAATTAATTCCTAATGGGGGCTTATATATTGCGGGTGGTATTGCCCCTAAAATATTGCCTTTACTCCAAGACGGAAGGTTTTTGCAGATTCTCAAAAATAAAGGGAGAGTTAGTCCTGTTTTAGAAGATATTCCTATTTATATTGTGCTTAATCCCGAAGTTGGGCTAATTGGAGCCATGCTTTACTCTGCTAGTCTTGTTTGA
- a CDS encoding HEAT repeat domain-containing protein has translation MSSPNQISDLSNIAQQLDSENSRDRLRALVSLRDLSPDEAVPLILKVIDDENLQIRSMAVFALGLKHTEDCFPVLARILETENDYGIRADAAGAMGYLQDNRAVEPLLRAFYEDTEWLVRFSAAVSLGNLGDVRAYDALIQALESPETMLHQAAIAALGEVGDLRCVDQILRFAQSDDWLTRQRLAEALGHLNCDKSLSALNYLVKDAHPQVAAAAQYAIEQLVTN, from the coding sequence ATGTCTTCCCCCAATCAAATCTCAGATTTAAGCAATATCGCTCAACAGTTAGATAGTGAAAACTCACGCGATCGCCTTCGTGCTTTGGTGTCTTTACGAGATTTGTCCCCTGACGAAGCAGTGCCATTGATTTTAAAGGTAATTGATGATGAAAACTTACAGATTCGCTCGATGGCGGTATTTGCACTAGGTTTGAAGCATACGGAAGATTGCTTTCCAGTGTTGGCAAGGATTTTAGAAACTGAGAATGACTATGGAATTCGTGCTGATGCAGCAGGGGCTATGGGATATCTGCAAGATAATCGTGCCGTTGAGCCATTGTTACGCGCTTTTTATGAGGATACTGAGTGGCTAGTTCGTTTTAGTGCGGCTGTATCTTTGGGGAATTTGGGGGATGTGCGAGCCTATGATGCTCTCATTCAAGCTTTAGAAAGCCCTGAAACGATGCTGCATCAGGCAGCGATCGCCGCCTTGGGAGAGGTGGGAGATTTACGTTGTGTTGATCAAATTTTGCGGTTTGCTCAGTCTGATGATTGGTTAACCCGACAACGTTTGGCTGAGGCTTTAGGACATCTAAACTGTGATAAAAGTCTGTCGGCTCTGAATTATCTCGTTAAAGATGCCCATCCACAGGTAGCGGCGGCGGCTCAATATGCGATCGAGCAATTGGTAACTAATTAA
- a CDS encoding iron uptake porin: MKKVSLNLAGSLSLLGVIGAVAATPALAETTTSVSQVSQAMSSDPVAQNVTSVSQLSDVRPTDWAFTALQSLVERYGCIAGYPDSTFRGRQATSRFEFAAGLNACLDKINEIISAGLADKVSKEDLATLQKLQEEFAAELATLRGRVDALDAKTAKLEAQQFSTTTKLSGEAIMSVQGASGNTAVGFPTSTNVFVSSRVRLDLDTSFTGSDLLKTRLEVGNGSPTNIPTAFGAGATTAATANVGSNIGFQTYGQDYTGLGTNFVLAKLRYDFNLGDARISLGPVMHAYDHIDTNSFANNEAVDFASTFFINNPLMVLVNGQTGGAGAAFDWNVGKSAFTVRGLYLAGNANSPTAAAGINQGLFGDAYQATAELEFAPENADGDKPFAIKLQYTNGAVNNTNVNAGGVNVEWKFAKGAAIFGRYGFGTLDTRGALANTAGSFLNNLGTFAAGTTSVSPQTWMAGFAFPDLFKEGALAGIAVGQPFISSQIGNSTQTNLELFYNFPVTNNIRITPDVQFIFNPNNNSTNSTIFVGTLRTVFSF, from the coding sequence ATGAAAAAAGTATCTTTGAATCTAGCTGGCAGCCTAAGTCTATTAGGTGTTATCGGTGCAGTCGCCGCAACCCCTGCACTCGCAGAAACCACTACAAGCGTTTCTCAAGTTAGCCAAGCTATGAGCAGCGATCCAGTTGCTCAAAATGTAACTTCAGTATCTCAACTTAGCGACGTTCGCCCTACTGACTGGGCTTTCACCGCATTACAGTCCTTAGTAGAGCGTTACGGTTGTATCGCTGGATATCCTGACAGCACTTTCCGTGGCAGACAAGCAACAAGCCGCTTTGAATTTGCTGCTGGTTTGAATGCTTGTTTAGACAAGATCAACGAAATCATTTCCGCAGGTTTGGCTGACAAGGTATCCAAAGAAGACCTCGCCACCTTGCAAAAGCTACAAGAAGAGTTTGCTGCTGAACTCGCTACCCTTCGTGGTCGTGTAGATGCTCTTGATGCTAAGACCGCTAAGCTCGAAGCACAACAGTTCTCCACCACCACTAAGCTTTCTGGCGAAGCAATCATGTCCGTACAGGGTGCTAGTGGTAATACTGCTGTTGGATTCCCAACCAGCACTAACGTTTTTGTGTCTAGCCGCGTTCGTCTAGACCTCGACACTAGCTTCACAGGTAGCGACCTGTTGAAAACCAGACTAGAAGTTGGTAATGGTAGTCCGACTAATATTCCTACAGCATTTGGTGCTGGAGCTACTACTGCTGCTACCGCTAATGTTGGTAGCAATATCGGATTCCAAACCTACGGTCAAGACTACACAGGTTTAGGCACAAACTTTGTACTTGCCAAGTTGCGCTACGACTTCAACCTTGGTGATGCTCGCATCTCTCTTGGTCCTGTCATGCATGCCTACGATCACATCGACACCAATAGCTTTGCCAATAATGAAGCTGTTGACTTCGCATCGACCTTCTTCATCAATAACCCTCTAATGGTTTTGGTTAATGGTCAAACTGGTGGTGCTGGTGCAGCCTTTGATTGGAACGTTGGTAAGAGTGCTTTTACCGTTCGCGGTCTTTATTTGGCAGGTAACGCTAACAGCCCTACTGCTGCTGCTGGTATTAACCAAGGACTCTTTGGTGATGCTTACCAAGCAACTGCTGAATTGGAATTTGCTCCTGAGAATGCTGATGGTGACAAGCCTTTTGCAATTAAGCTTCAATACACCAATGGCGCTGTAAACAATACCAATGTTAATGCTGGTGGTGTTAATGTTGAGTGGAAATTTGCTAAGGGAGCAGCCATCTTCGGTCGCTACGGCTTCGGTACGCTTGACACTCGCGGCGCTCTTGCTAATACTGCTGGCAGTTTCTTAAATAACCTAGGAACTTTTGCCGCAGGAACAACTAGTGTGAGTCCTCAAACTTGGATGGCTGGTTTTGCTTTCCCTGACTTGTTTAAGGAAGGTGCTTTGGCTGGTATTGCAGTTGGTCAACCTTTCATTTCTAGCCAAATTGGCAACTCAACTCAAACCAACTTGGAATTGTTCTATAACTTCCCAGTTACAAACAACATCCGCATCACTCCTGATGTTCAGTTCATCTTCAATCCTAACAACAACAGCACTAACAGCACCATCTTCGTTGGTACTTTGAGAACTGTATTCTCGTTCTAA
- a CDS encoding acetate and sugar kinases/Hsc70/actin family protein — protein MSKVLISSLIDQINTLLSRPVGSVSRKPSPDTIHQREQLKQLRSHLESLADDSLLGNLEQQYQALVTRLQGQNHPNNDLNNPQSSEQSNQNDLKTQEVKTDKFKTDKLETLPPLLVSPVSNLFGAESYLTKETSTMTNGTPEPNSTFVNDRMIASLQQAIQQTLQQVVKDSVQQSVQQVVSQTLAVERALMVGEISASLNKIVESQQRSQISQELITLNQQKQKLNAEISQLESDRVTWMKQFQEFQATQQEALDRSLSSVNNYVRDQISDSLQQTLQQTMAGTVADSVNQTVVQTLQDKLANFSAGTVNTEPPQEEFVNKVQEQTDRFLLHLDEMFSTTFRSLEQEIQEYQTSLAAKLGHIETLEQKGEALIEALVNRISQQTNQAPQSTEEVSSESPILPELPDDIPIRYLETFTEPADENLINALLAGDEFGEAIAEVQAPESAIEVESSPLEVETDGEDLALPVPTSEDRSGSNLDANRTNSFEEPLDLSVPEQESILGASADSLFEEPVSEEIQDNPLVDLAGFGTSIILDPQSALAARELNPDFDVEAATQIVERFDDPPNQLEDNEEESNAFDLLSLNFPVSEAVSESGELIDDPELLQWLEESNNRPSPTTNIADVSPDEDLLSWLGNEALDMAKLPTQRENQSSMFNSSEAELEIFNPSQIAPMIASANISSQASSDNQDSIETKIEQFLNSSNSDQAVDSDESLILLTSKSSDDSAFPEWEDSLVDDLNSDLDRLDAGVASDPQIAAKLDQFIRNTPYALTNWETEESQAYPTIIEVSAKSSSIKNVNPPSKSNELEVPQIIENPNALFIDRFADSFTDQDEQLEIVVDTAELQQSPFTTEANDIPEIFDDEDSLFDIKPEDQISEIDLSRSSTSSAKAPTANIDEMDAIFAEVIAENAAKYSQTTPFAASDELDELFEISSKVIKQEVSDNPELNLDDESDLDTLLFGFDPATELEEPDTVMQVIPQVGYSKIDFHTDTIKEPIAFPETNASIEEQLDTMMQGFAHLESVDLVDSSAITGVVEIAETPTVVESSTITQAEEDDWNIALEKLESNLVLPTTNKADNSNSESLELSADEFFASLEYDKLNSLADTSEKAAPPKFSDKEKGASGAIADFIDLENNAESEEEDLLLNEFADAQDGAPSNVTDNEWDNLLKDLNSFNFNKPLLDDRREQLGLSSVAPISDTSENVFDVDSLVLESQSMALIPAPPEKEVYSLDDTWVLGIDFGSTAIRASLLNANTGRVYALYLDDVDEMPCKVVWTEDHHSLDDPIAKDIRILTKRSQNAGLETGEVAFVHFKQFLKLGLPYRGVSAWQPIIQWSDSRQVSLRWLIAALKNLLEQIQTRANHPKLPDVGLILLKLSGVVFGYPADWSDTYILNVREAVLKAGLVNQAEQVLAVDQAIAPVLSLLHDQRISQEITLLIDAGAVTTNLCLTKGLSETKDRSKLHIRSLDYAGVSISQDIVVQLFYPHWQLITNPNRHLCNFEHLSLPEIGASAPQQRILLQQYLLSSHLGQQMLELADRVKVTFGRDVGMDSWNEELMGQPIVVLRKELENLILQPFIQRLNRELNTILSNAGILGEDIHQVLLLGSTMHIPLLSRWLAQKLPNAKIDPLATSVVANGLAVSPLYPNLQDVARQQYSDYFLLQEICRLNLTKAVNPNQLLQQLQMRGINIKTCRDRILSILQGDLPEGLFPWQEPESSVVLEDPTLSSDLFAGRLFELETDGTYQPNVTKFQQLRVYLQAIIGNMSQTLNEPLVFPEIKTMAIAK, from the coding sequence ATGTCAAAAGTTCTGATTAGTAGTTTGATCGATCAAATCAATACATTGCTGAGCCGCCCTGTGGGATCAGTATCGAGGAAACCATCCCCTGATACCATTCACCAGAGAGAGCAGCTAAAACAGTTGCGATCGCACCTTGAGAGCCTAGCTGACGACTCACTTCTAGGTAATTTAGAGCAGCAGTATCAAGCTTTAGTAACACGCTTACAAGGTCAAAATCACCCCAATAATGACCTAAACAATCCTCAGAGTAGCGAACAGTCTAATCAAAATGACTTAAAAACCCAAGAAGTCAAGACAGACAAATTTAAAACAGATAAACTAGAGACATTGCCACCCCTATTAGTTAGCCCAGTAAGCAACTTATTTGGCGCTGAATCTTACTTGACAAAGGAGACTAGCACAATGACGAATGGCACACCTGAACCCAACTCTACATTTGTCAACGATCGCATGATTGCTTCGCTCCAGCAAGCGATTCAGCAGACATTGCAACAGGTTGTCAAAGATTCAGTGCAGCAATCCGTGCAGCAGGTGGTCAGCCAAACTCTCGCTGTCGAAAGAGCGCTCATGGTAGGAGAAATTTCGGCGAGTTTAAATAAAATTGTTGAATCTCAGCAGCGATCGCAAATAAGTCAAGAATTAATTACTTTAAATCAACAAAAACAAAAGTTAAATGCTGAAATCTCGCAGCTAGAATCTGATCGTGTGACTTGGATGAAACAGTTTCAAGAGTTTCAAGCTACACAACAGGAAGCCCTAGATCGATCTTTAAGCTCAGTAAATAATTATGTGCGCGATCAGATTTCTGACTCGTTACAACAAACTTTGCAACAAACTATGGCAGGAACTGTTGCTGATAGTGTCAATCAAACTGTGGTGCAGACCCTCCAAGACAAACTAGCCAATTTTTCTGCGGGTACTGTTAACACAGAGCCACCCCAAGAAGAATTTGTAAATAAAGTACAGGAACAAACCGATCGCTTCTTGCTGCATCTTGATGAAATGTTCAGTACTACATTTAGATCGCTAGAGCAGGAAATCCAAGAATATCAGACATCGCTCGCCGCCAAGCTTGGTCATATAGAAACCCTAGAACAAAAGGGAGAAGCATTAATTGAGGCCTTAGTCAATCGGATTAGCCAACAGACTAACCAAGCCCCACAAAGTACTGAAGAAGTTTCCTCAGAATCTCCCATATTGCCTGAATTACCAGATGACATTCCTATTCGCTATCTAGAGACTTTTACAGAACCTGCCGATGAAAATCTGATCAATGCTCTGTTAGCAGGTGATGAGTTCGGCGAAGCGATCGCAGAAGTGCAAGCACCTGAATCCGCCATTGAAGTTGAGAGCAGCCCGTTAGAGGTGGAAACTGATGGCGAAGATTTAGCCCTACCAGTTCCAACATCAGAGGATCGCTCTGGCAGTAATTTAGATGCAAACAGAACAAATAGCTTTGAAGAACCATTAGACTTAAGTGTTCCCGAACAGGAAAGTATATTAGGAGCATCTGCTGACAGCCTCTTTGAGGAGCCAGTTTCAGAAGAAATACAGGATAATCCATTAGTTGATTTAGCTGGTTTTGGCACAAGCATTATTCTCGACCCTCAAAGTGCACTCGCCGCCCGTGAGTTAAATCCTGATTTTGATGTAGAAGCAGCCACTCAAATCGTTGAGAGATTTGATGATCCACCGAATCAATTGGAAGACAATGAAGAAGAAAGTAATGCCTTTGACTTACTATCATTGAATTTTCCTGTATCAGAGGCAGTTAGCGAATCTGGAGAACTAATAGACGATCCTGAACTTTTACAGTGGTTGGAGGAGAGTAATAACCGCCCTAGCCCAACTACAAATATTGCTGATGTTTCTCCCGATGAAGATCTACTGTCATGGCTAGGTAACGAAGCTCTGGACATGGCTAAACTACCTACCCAGAGAGAAAATCAATCCTCAATGTTCAATAGTTCAGAAGCTGAACTAGAAATTTTTAATCCTTCTCAGATTGCGCCTATGATTGCCTCGGCTAATATCAGTTCACAGGCAAGTTCAGACAATCAAGATAGTATAGAGACTAAAATTGAACAGTTTTTAAATAGCTCTAATAGCGATCAAGCTGTCGATTCTGACGAATCACTAATTCTACTTACTAGTAAAAGTTCTGACGATTCTGCATTTCCAGAATGGGAAGATTCATTAGTTGATGATCTTAATTCGGATTTAGACCGCCTTGATGCTGGTGTTGCCTCAGATCCGCAAATAGCCGCTAAGCTTGATCAATTTATCCGCAATACTCCCTATGCTTTAACCAATTGGGAAACTGAAGAATCTCAAGCCTATCCTACAATCATTGAGGTCTCAGCTAAATCCTCAAGCATTAAAAATGTTAACCCACCATCAAAAAGCAATGAATTAGAAGTCCCACAAATTATTGAGAACCCCAACGCCTTATTTATTGATCGATTTGCTGATTCCTTTACTGATCAAGACGAACAGTTAGAAATTGTCGTAGATACGGCTGAATTACAACAATCTCCCTTTACAACTGAAGCCAATGATATTCCTGAAATTTTTGATGACGAGGATTCTCTATTTGATATAAAACCAGAAGATCAAATTTCAGAAATAGATTTATCACGCTCTTCTACATCTTCAGCCAAAGCCCCCACAGCAAATATTGATGAGATGGATGCAATTTTTGCTGAGGTAATTGCCGAAAATGCCGCTAAATATTCTCAAACAACACCATTTGCCGCCAGTGATGAACTGGATGAACTATTTGAGATCTCATCCAAAGTCATTAAGCAGGAAGTAAGTGACAATCCAGAGCTAAATCTAGATGATGAAAGCGATCTTGATACACTTCTATTTGGTTTTGATCCTGCCACTGAATTAGAAGAACCAGATACAGTCATGCAAGTTATACCACAAGTAGGCTATAGCAAAATTGACTTTCATACAGACACCATCAAAGAGCCTATTGCTTTTCCAGAAACAAATGCATCTATCGAAGAACAATTAGATACGATGATGCAAGGTTTTGCCCATCTAGAGTCAGTAGATTTAGTCGATTCTTCAGCTATAACTGGAGTTGTGGAGATTGCCGAAACCCCAACAGTTGTAGAAAGCTCAACTATTACCCAAGCGGAAGAAGATGATTGGAACATAGCCCTTGAAAAGCTTGAATCTAATCTAGTACTGCCAACTACTAACAAAGCAGACAACTCTAATAGTGAATCTTTAGAGTTGTCTGCTGACGAGTTTTTTGCTTCTTTGGAATATGACAAATTGAATAGCTTAGCAGACACTAGCGAAAAGGCTGCGCCGCCAAAGTTTTCAGATAAAGAAAAAGGAGCATCTGGAGCGATCGCTGATTTTATTGATTTAGAAAATAATGCGGAGAGTGAAGAAGAAGACCTATTACTCAATGAGTTTGCCGATGCTCAAGATGGCGCACCTAGTAATGTTACTGATAATGAGTGGGATAATTTACTCAAGGATTTAAACTCATTTAATTTTAATAAGCCATTACTTGATGATCGGCGAGAGCAACTTGGGCTGTCATCAGTAGCACCGATTAGCGACACCAGTGAAAATGTTTTTGATGTTGACTCCCTAGTGCTGGAATCACAAAGCATGGCGCTGATTCCAGCTCCACCTGAGAAAGAAGTATATAGCCTCGATGATACTTGGGTCTTAGGAATTGATTTTGGAAGTACTGCTATTAGAGCCAGCTTACTAAATGCAAATACTGGTCGCGTATATGCTCTGTATCTTGATGATGTTGATGAAATGCCATGCAAAGTTGTGTGGACAGAAGATCATCATAGTTTAGATGACCCGATCGCTAAAGATATTAGGATTCTTACTAAGCGATCGCAAAATGCTGGGCTTGAAACTGGTGAAGTAGCTTTTGTTCATTTCAAACAGTTCCTTAAACTGGGCTTACCCTATCGCGGTGTAAGTGCTTGGCAACCAATTATTCAATGGTCAGATTCCCGTCAAGTGAGTCTGCGGTGGTTAATTGCAGCTCTCAAAAATTTACTAGAGCAGATCCAAACTAGGGCAAATCATCCCAAACTTCCCGATGTTGGTTTGATTTTACTGAAGTTGAGTGGCGTTGTATTTGGATATCCTGCTGACTGGTCAGACACTTATATTCTTAATGTCCGAGAAGCAGTTCTTAAAGCAGGGTTAGTTAATCAGGCGGAGCAGGTGTTAGCTGTCGATCAGGCGATCGCGCCAGTTTTGTCACTGCTTCATGATCAAAGAATTTCTCAGGAAATTACGCTTTTAATTGATGCAGGTGCGGTCACTACCAATCTCTGTCTGACTAAGGGACTGAGTGAGACAAAAGATCGATCCAAGCTTCATATTCGCAGCCTTGACTATGCGGGTGTCAGCATCAGTCAAGATATTGTTGTCCAACTGTTCTATCCACACTGGCAGTTAATCACCAATCCTAACCGCCATCTCTGTAATTTCGAGCATCTCAGTTTGCCAGAGATTGGAGCTTCTGCACCTCAGCAACGGATTCTCCTTCAGCAATATTTATTGAGTTCCCATCTTGGTCAACAAATGTTGGAACTAGCCGATCGCGTTAAAGTCACATTTGGTAGAGATGTGGGTATGGATAGTTGGAACGAAGAGTTGATGGGGCAACCCATTGTCGTGCTGCGGAAGGAATTGGAAAACTTGATTTTACAACCATTTATTCAACGCCTCAATCGTGAACTCAATACCATCCTCAGTAATGCGGGCATTCTCGGTGAAGATATACACCAAGTTTTGCTACTCGGTAGCACGATGCATATTCCCTTACTATCGCGTTGGCTCGCCCAAAAGCTCCCTAATGCCAAGATCGATCCCTTAGCAACTTCTGTAGTCGCAAATGGCTTAGCCGTATCGCCTCTCTATCCCAATTTGCAAGATGTCGCACGTCAGCAATATTCTGATTACTTCCTCTTACAAGAGATTTGCCGACTTAACCTGACTAAGGCAGTTAATCCCAATCAACTGCTTCAACAATTACAAATGCGTGGCATTAATATCAAAACCTGTCGCGATCGCATTTTGAGCATTTTACAAGGTGATTTGCCTGAAGGGTTATTTCCTTGGCAAGAGCCAGAAAGCTCGGTGGTTTTAGAAGATCCGACTCTCAGTAGTGATTTATTTGCAGGTAGATTATTTGAACTGGAAACCGATGGCACATATCAGCCTAATGTGACCAAGTTCCAGCAATTACGTGTGTATCTACAGGCGATTATTGGCAATATGAGTCAAACTCTAAACGAGCCGCTAGTTTTTCCTGAGATTAAAACTATGGCGATCGCTAAATAA
- the hisF gene encoding imidazole glycerol phosphate synthase subunit HisF gives MLAKRILPCLDVKAGRVVKGINFVDLKDAGDPVELAQAYNLAGADELVFLDITATHEDRGTILDVVYRTAEQVFIPLTVGGGVRNVDNIRELLRAGADKVSMNSAAVSDPDLINRSSDRFGNQCIVVAIDARRRNDPNNSGWDVYVRGGRENTGIDALWWAQEVVKRGAGEILLTSMDADGTKAGYDLELTRQVADLVEVPVIASGGAGNCEHILQAVTEGRAEAALLASLLHYGELTIAEIKDYLNANQIPVRSLTSSSKC, from the coding sequence ATGCTAGCGAAACGCATTTTGCCTTGCCTAGATGTGAAAGCAGGTCGAGTCGTCAAAGGGATCAACTTTGTTGATCTTAAGGATGCTGGCGATCCCGTCGAACTAGCACAGGCTTATAATCTCGCAGGAGCCGATGAATTAGTATTTCTAGACATCACTGCTACCCACGAAGATCGCGGTACGATTTTGGATGTGGTCTATCGCACTGCCGAGCAGGTATTTATTCCGCTTACAGTGGGCGGTGGTGTCCGCAATGTAGACAATATTCGGGAGCTTTTGCGTGCTGGTGCTGATAAGGTGAGCATGAATTCAGCCGCAGTAAGTGATCCAGATTTGATTAATCGCAGTAGCGATCGCTTTGGCAATCAATGCATTGTGGTGGCGATCGATGCCCGACGTAGAAATGACCCAAACAATAGCGGCTGGGATGTATATGTACGAGGCGGTCGAGAGAATACGGGTATTGATGCCCTTTGGTGGGCGCAGGAAGTGGTCAAGCGGGGTGCTGGCGAAATTTTACTGACAAGTATGGATGCTGATGGTACAAAGGCTGGCTATGATCTGGAGCTAACCCGTCAAGTTGCGGATTTAGTCGAAGTTCCTGTGATTGCTTCAGGTGGTGCGGGAAATTGCGAACATATTTTGCAAGCAGTGACTGAAGGTAGAGCAGAAGCAGCATTGCTGGCTTCGTTACTGCATTATGGCGAACTGACGATCGCGGAAATTAAGGATTATCTCAATGCGAACCAAATCCCTGTGCGATCGCTGACCTCTTCAAGTAAGTGCTAA